In Candidatus Liberimonas magnetica, one DNA window encodes the following:
- the polA gene encoding DNA polymerase I, with amino-acid sequence MSKLYLIDGNAYIHRAYHALPPLTTSKGEMVNAVYGFIRMVLKVVNSKKPEYLVVCFDYPAKTFRHKEYPLYKAHRKVIDDELKSQMPLAREAIKALNIVLLEKEGYEGDDIIATLAQNAKNDGAEVIIITGDKDALQLVDEKINVWNEQKDVLYTEEKVKEKYGVEPSQLVEMFALMGDSSDNVPGVKGIGEKTATKLIQEYGSLNGVYENLDSVKGKTKELLANSKEDALKSRSLVTLDRKVQVGLDWHDAKLKEINAEKATEFFKRLEFHTLVKEFSHPAPASFDSAALNPVPADPVLKEQDKVISNTIFSQKDLDLLVKKMRKEGLVSLDLETDDVNPFKAKIVGLSFACDSSQGYYIPVGHDYLGSQEQMELKQVLNTLKDILEDKNIKKYGQNIKYDLIVLKNNGISLYGIYFDTMVASYCLNPSRTNHGLKDIVLDYLGIQMTRIEELIGEGKNQTTMDKVEVQKAAEYACADAVMVFRLAQAFKEMLTDKKLDKLFNDVEMPLVEILASMEENGIKIDDSHFKKLSKEFSVIAGELEKEIYKIAGQEFNPNSPKQLSFILFEKLKLPTVRKTKTGFSTDEEVLKILSSQHELPKKLIEYREIQKLKSTYIDSLIELSEKETNRVHTSFNQTITSTGRLSSSNPNLQNIPVKSDYGKMIRRGFICEPDNILLSADYSQIDLRVLAHITQDQALMSAFKNNEDVHSTTAREVFGKADPDLRRIAKTINFGIVYGQSAFSLAQQLGIPNHQAKEYIDNYFIRYKGVKEWMECIVKEAQKNGYVSTLLGRIRYIPEINAKNGQIRAGAERIALNTPIQGTSADIIKVAMVEIEKKIGRDRDKEKTKMLLQVHDELLFELTKGRLKHDAQIIKKIMETAVKLDVPVTVDLKAGPNWMDMEKI; translated from the coding sequence ATGTCTAAACTTTATCTTATCGACGGCAATGCTTATATCCACAGGGCTTATCATGCTCTTCCACCCTTGACTACATCAAAGGGAGAAATGGTAAACGCCGTGTATGGGTTTATAAGAATGGTTTTAAAAGTTGTAAACTCAAAAAAACCGGAATACCTCGTTGTGTGTTTCGATTACCCCGCAAAAACCTTCAGGCATAAAGAGTACCCTCTTTATAAGGCTCATAGAAAAGTGATTGACGATGAATTAAAAAGCCAGATGCCACTTGCAAGAGAGGCTATTAAGGCGCTTAATATCGTTTTGTTGGAGAAAGAAGGCTATGAGGGTGATGATATTATAGCTACCCTTGCCCAGAACGCTAAAAATGACGGGGCAGAGGTAATCATTATCACCGGAGACAAGGATGCGCTTCAACTGGTGGATGAAAAGATAAATGTCTGGAACGAACAGAAAGATGTTTTATATACGGAAGAAAAGGTAAAGGAAAAGTATGGAGTAGAACCATCACAGCTTGTTGAAATGTTTGCTCTTATGGGGGATTCAAGCGACAATGTGCCTGGAGTAAAAGGGATTGGCGAGAAAACTGCTACAAAGCTTATACAGGAGTATGGCTCTCTTAACGGTGTATATGAAAACCTTGACTCTGTTAAGGGGAAAACAAAAGAGCTTTTGGCAAATTCAAAGGAAGATGCTCTAAAAAGCAGATCCCTTGTAACCTTAGACAGGAAAGTCCAGGTAGGGCTTGATTGGCATGACGCTAAGCTTAAAGAAATAAACGCGGAAAAGGCAACAGAGTTTTTTAAACGGCTTGAATTTCATACCCTGGTAAAAGAATTCTCTCATCCAGCCCCTGCATCCTTTGACAGTGCAGCCCTTAACCCTGTGCCTGCCGATCCTGTTTTAAAAGAGCAGGATAAGGTAATTTCCAATACCATATTTTCTCAAAAAGACCTTGATTTATTAGTTAAAAAGATGAGAAAAGAAGGACTGGTTTCATTAGATTTGGAGACTGATGACGTAAACCCGTTTAAGGCAAAAATAGTAGGGTTGTCTTTTGCCTGTGACAGTTCACAAGGGTATTATATTCCGGTCGGCCATGATTATCTTGGTTCTCAGGAGCAGATGGAATTAAAGCAAGTTCTTAATACACTAAAAGATATTCTTGAAGATAAGAATATTAAAAAATACGGCCAGAACATAAAATACGACCTCATTGTTTTAAAAAATAACGGTATCAGCCTTTACGGTATATATTTTGATACTATGGTGGCCTCTTACTGCCTTAACCCTTCACGCACGAACCATGGACTGAAAGACATTGTGCTTGATTATCTCGGAATTCAGATGACAAGGATTGAAGAACTGATTGGCGAAGGCAAGAACCAGACAACCATGGATAAGGTTGAGGTACAAAAAGCAGCAGAATATGCCTGCGCCGATGCTGTGATGGTGTTTAGATTAGCTCAAGCTTTTAAAGAAATGCTGACCGACAAAAAACTTGATAAGCTGTTCAATGACGTTGAAATGCCTTTAGTTGAAATACTTGCTTCCATGGAAGAAAACGGCATAAAAATTGATGACAGCCATTTTAAAAAGCTTTCAAAAGAGTTTAGTGTAATAGCTGGAGAACTTGAAAAAGAAATATATAAAATTGCAGGCCAGGAATTTAACCCTAATTCGCCGAAACAGCTTTCTTTTATTTTATTTGAGAAACTGAAGTTGCCCACTGTCCGAAAGACAAAAACAGGGTTTTCTACTGACGAGGAGGTTTTAAAAATACTTTCAAGCCAGCATGAACTCCCTAAAAAACTGATAGAGTACCGCGAGATACAGAAACTTAAATCTACTTATATCGATTCGCTTATAGAGCTTTCAGAGAAAGAGACGAACAGGGTCCATACTTCGTTTAACCAGACAATTACTTCGACCGGCAGGCTGTCTAGCTCAAACCCTAACCTGCAGAATATCCCAGTGAAATCGGATTACGGCAAAATGATACGCAGGGGGTTTATCTGTGAACCCGATAACATCCTTCTTTCAGCGGACTATTCGCAGATAGATTTAAGGGTTTTGGCACATATTACACAGGATCAAGCTCTTATGAGCGCTTTTAAAAACAATGAAGATGTACACTCTACTACTGCAAGAGAGGTTTTTGGAAAAGCAGACCCTGATTTAAGAAGGATAGCAAAAACCATAAATTTCGGGATAGTTTACGGACAATCGGCATTCAGCCTTGCCCAACAGCTGGGCATACCGAACCACCAGGCAAAAGAGTATATCGACAACTATTTTATAAGGTATAAGGGCGTGAAAGAATGGATGGAATGCATAGTAAAAGAAGCGCAAAAGAACGGTTATGTGTCTACTCTTCTTGGCAGGATACGCTATATCCCTGAGATAAATGCAAAGAACGGACAAATCAGGGCTGGTGCAGAAAGGATAGCTTTAAATACTCCTATACAGGGGACATCAGCTGATATAATCAAAGTTGCCATGGTAGAGATTGAGAAGAAGATAGGCAGAGATAGAGATAAAGAAAAAACAAAGATGCTTCTGCAGGTCCATGATGAATTGTTGTTTGAACTGACAAAAGGCCGGCTCAAACACGATGCTCAGATAATAAAAAAAATAATGGAAACGGCAGTAAAGCTCGATGTCCCTGTAACGGTTGACCTGAAAGCAGGTCCCAACTGGATGGATATGGAAAAAATATGA
- the coaE gene encoding dephospho-CoA kinase (Dephospho-CoA kinase (CoaE) performs the final step in coenzyme A biosynthesis.) translates to MIKPNAKCKLQNANCKINNKLRINKNKGVFLVGLTGGFGTGKTTVAKEFARLGAKVIDVDKIARDITKPGFDAYRDIVREFGTAILKKNKEIDRKKLADIVFNDNKKRKILEHISHPRIIGIVNKQIRSLGKPKKHFVILEAPLLYEVGLDRYMDKNIVVWVPFKVQVSRIKKRDKLNRPEILARIKAQIPLNKKLKLADHKINNSLAGQKIKEQVKNIWEGLTKNK, encoded by the coding sequence ATGATAAAACCGAATGCAAAATGTAAACTGCAAAATGCAAATTGCAAAATTAACAACAAACTAAGAATTAACAAAAACAAAGGGGTGTTTTTAGTAGGATTGACTGGCGGATTTGGTACCGGAAAAACCACTGTTGCAAAAGAATTTGCAAGGCTTGGCGCAAAGGTCATTGATGTTGATAAGATAGCAAGGGATATAACGAAACCCGGTTTTGATGCATATAGGGATATAGTAAGGGAATTTGGCACGGCTATATTAAAAAAGAACAAGGAAATAGACAGGAAAAAATTGGCAGACATAGTTTTTAACGATAATAAGAAAAGAAAGATACTGGAACACATATCCCACCCAAGAATAATAGGTATAGTAAATAAGCAGATAAGGTCTTTAGGCAAGCCCAAAAAACATTTTGTTATCCTTGAAGCTCCGCTCCTTTATGAAGTCGGTCTTGACAGGTATATGGATAAAAATATAGTTGTCTGGGTCCCTTTTAAAGTGCAGGTGTCTCGCATAAAAAAAAGGGATAAACTAAACAGACCTGAGATATTAGCCAGGATAAAAGCCCAGATTCCTTTAAATAAAAAGCTGAAGCTTGCAGATCACAAAATAAATAATTCGTTAGCCGGCCAAAAAATAAAAGAACAGGTAAAAAATATTTGGGAGGGCTTGACAAAAAATAAGTAA
- the rho gene encoding transcription termination factor Rho — MDVTALANRTIPELNTLAKELKIESVAGLRKQELIAKILEAQTKENNLVYDEGVLEVLPDGFGFLRSPNYNYLPGPDDIYISPSQIKKFALRKGDTVAGYVRPPKDQERFFALLQVKSVNGQDLENIRERILFDNLTPLYPNKRIVLETERNEVSTRVLDLVTPLGKGQRMLINAAPRTGKTVFLQKIANSITKNHSEIVLMVLLIDERPEEVTDMQRSVKGEVISSTFDEPADRHIQVAEMVIEKAKRLVEHGKDVVILLDSITRLARAYNTVTPSSGRVLSGGLDSNALQRPKRFFGAARNIEEGGSLTIIATALIETGSRMDDVIFEEFKGTGNCEVYLDRKLADRRIFPAIDIARSGTRKEELLLNEEELAKVWILRKVITPLNPIEAMELLIEKISATKSNKDFLKSMELSS, encoded by the coding sequence ATGGACGTTACTGCTCTGGCTAACCGCACTATCCCGGAACTAAACACGCTTGCAAAGGAACTTAAGATCGAGTCAGTGGCGGGTCTTAGAAAACAGGAGTTGATAGCAAAGATCCTTGAAGCGCAGACCAAGGAGAACAACCTTGTTTATGATGAAGGTGTGCTTGAGGTTTTGCCGGACGGTTTCGGTTTTTTGCGTTCTCCTAACTATAACTATTTACCGGGCCCTGATGACATATACATTTCTCCTTCCCAGATAAAGAAATTCGCCCTTCGTAAAGGAGATACGGTCGCAGGTTATGTCCGCCCTCCGAAAGACCAGGAGCGGTTCTTTGCTCTGCTTCAGGTAAAATCCGTTAACGGGCAGGACCTGGAGAATATAAGGGAAAGGATATTGTTTGATAACCTGACTCCTTTATACCCAAACAAAAGAATAGTGCTTGAAACGGAAAGAAACGAGGTATCTACCCGGGTTTTAGACCTGGTCACGCCGTTGGGAAAAGGCCAGAGAATGCTTATAAATGCAGCGCCAAGAACAGGAAAAACAGTGTTTTTGCAGAAAATAGCCAATTCCATAACAAAAAATCACTCTGAAATAGTTTTGATGGTTCTATTGATAGATGAAAGGCCGGAAGAAGTCACGGATATGCAGCGCTCGGTAAAAGGAGAGGTTATATCTTCAACCTTTGATGAACCGGCAGACCGCCATATTCAGGTAGCTGAAATGGTGATAGAAAAAGCAAAAAGGCTTGTTGAACACGGAAAAGACGTTGTGATCCTTCTTGACTCGATCACGAGGCTTGCAAGAGCGTATAATACCGTTACTCCGTCAAGTGGAAGAGTGCTTTCCGGAGGCCTTGATTCAAATGCGCTTCAGCGGCCGAAAAGGTTTTTCGGTGCCGCAAGAAATATTGAAGAAGGCGGAAGCCTTACGATAATAGCCACGGCACTTATTGAAACAGGAAGCCGTATGGATGATGTTATATTTGAAGAATTTAAAGGAACAGGAAACTGCGAAGTTTACCTTGACAGGAAGCTTGCGGACAGGAGGATATTCCCTGCCATAGATATTGCCCGCTCAGGAACCCGAAAGGAAGAGCTTCTTTTAAATGAGGAAGAGCTTGCAAAGGTATGGATCTTAAGAAAGGTGATTACGCCGCTTAACCCCATTGAGGCGATGGAGCTTTTAATAGAAAAGATATCCGCAACAAAATCAAATAAAGATTTCCTGAAATCAATGGAACTGTCCAGTTAA
- a CDS encoding DUF1232 domain-containing protein, protein MIKKLKTICNDFKREIKVYQLILKDSRTPLLSKILLGTAVTYALSPIDIIPDFIPVIGHLDDLVIVPLLIYIALYLIPDEVIEDCRRKAENLDVGAK, encoded by the coding sequence ATGATAAAAAAACTAAAAACTATATGTAATGATTTCAAGCGTGAAATAAAGGTATATCAACTGATTTTAAAAGACAGCCGCACACCCTTATTATCTAAAATCTTGCTTGGCACAGCGGTTACATATGCGCTTTCTCCGATAGATATCATACCTGATTTTATCCCGGTCATAGGCCACTTGGATGACCTAGTTATTGTGCCTCTTCTGATATATATCGCACTTTATCTAATACCTGATGAAGTAATAGAAGACTGCCGCCGTAAAGCGGAAAATCTCGATGTTGGAGCTAAGTAG
- the rpmE gene encoding 50S ribosomal protein L31 — protein sequence MKEGIHPKYVEATVTCACGNTFITRSTKPVIKLEICSACHPFFTGKQKLIDTAGRVEKFKQRFKKTEGKTLAKEPKKRRVETKPKRKILSTSPKRRSAAAAPKKKEEKKKEEKKESK from the coding sequence ATGAAAGAAGGAATTCATCCGAAATATGTAGAAGCGACTGTAACCTGCGCGTGCGGCAACACTTTTATTACGAGGTCAACAAAACCAGTGATAAAATTAGAAATATGTTCAGCCTGTCATCCGTTCTTTACAGGAAAACAGAAGCTTATTGACACTGCGGGAAGAGTAGAAAAATTTAAACAGAGATTTAAAAAAACTGAAGGAAAAACCCTTGCCAAGGAACCTAAAAAGAGAAGGGTGGAAACAAAGCCAAAGCGAAAGATACTTTCAACGTCTCCCAAAAGAAGAAGCGCAGCAGCCGCACCCAAGAAGAAAGAAGAAAAGAAAAAGGAAGAAAAAAAAGAAAGTAAGTAG
- the prfA gene encoding peptide chain release factor 1, which translates to MGLKRAKTMIEQKLELVNKRFLELETLLSDPAVMAQGDNYRNYLKEHSRLSLVVAKYAQYKQLKKDIENLSELKESNDPEMKAMAITEGEELLKKKESLEQEIKLFLVPPDPNDDKNIIVEIRAGTGGEEAALFCGDMFRMYTRYAEIKGWKVELMDSHPTGLGGYKEVIFSINGKNVWKYFKYERGIHRVQRVPETEASGRIHTSAISVAVLPEAEEVDIEVKPEDLRIDTYRASGAGGQHVNKTESAIRITHIPTNLVITCQDERSQMKNRAKAMKILRSKLLEQKQIAHEKEIKSDRKKQVGSGDRSEKIRTYNFPQNRITDHRINFSLYRLEKVLEGDLDELIEQLMKADNEEKLNSFEA; encoded by the coding sequence ATGGGACTTAAACGGGCAAAAACTATGATAGAACAAAAACTCGAACTTGTAAATAAACGGTTTTTAGAGCTTGAAACACTCTTGAGCGACCCTGCTGTCATGGCTCAGGGAGATAATTACAGGAATTACCTTAAGGAACATTCAAGGCTTTCGCTTGTCGTAGCTAAGTATGCCCAATATAAGCAGTTAAAAAAGGATATTGAAAACCTCAGCGAGTTAAAGGAATCAAACGATCCAGAAATGAAAGCTATGGCCATAACTGAAGGCGAGGAGCTTTTAAAAAAGAAGGAAAGCCTGGAGCAGGAAATTAAGCTGTTTTTAGTTCCTCCTGACCCTAACGATGACAAGAACATCATCGTGGAAATCCGTGCAGGTACGGGAGGGGAAGAAGCTGCGCTTTTCTGCGGAGATATGTTCAGGATGTATACGCGTTATGCCGAAATAAAAGGCTGGAAAGTGGAGCTTATGGACAGCCACCCGACAGGGCTTGGCGGGTATAAAGAAGTAATATTCTCTATAAACGGGAAAAATGTATGGAAATATTTCAAATATGAAAGAGGCATACACAGGGTCCAAAGGGTACCTGAAACCGAGGCGTCCGGAAGGATACACACCTCTGCTATAAGCGTTGCCGTTCTTCCTGAAGCAGAAGAAGTTGATATAGAAGTAAAGCCGGAAGACTTGAGGATAGATACTTACAGGGCATCTGGAGCTGGCGGCCAGCATGTAAACAAGACCGAATCCGCAATACGGATAACCCATATTCCGACAAACTTGGTCATAACATGCCAGGATGAAAGGTCCCAGATGAAAAACCGCGCAAAAGCAATGAAAATATTGCGGTCAAAACTGCTTGAACAAAAGCAGATAGCACATGAAAAAGAGATAAAGAGCGACAGGAAAAAACAGGTAGGGTCAGGCGACCGCTCGGAAAAGATAAGGACATATAATTTCCCGCAGAACAGGATCACGGACCACAGGATAAATTTCAGCCTATACAGGCTGGAGAAGGTATTGGAAGGCGACCTGGACGAGTTGATAGAACAGCTCATGAAAGCTGATAACGAAGAAAAGCTTAATTCTTTTGAGGCATAA
- the prmC gene encoding peptide chain release factor N(5)-glutamine methyltransferase, with translation MNPWTVQTVLDWTTDYFNKSDISSARLEAELLLAHVLQCKRLDLNIQKDDVIPEKKLGVYRNYIKTRKTRKPLSYILGRHEFMGLEFTVNEKALIPRPETEILVEETVALMKPLKNAIILDVCTGSGCIAVSIAKMADVKTAYATDISLEALSVCWQNVTAHCLAGKILIKQGDLFEAVKNEGITNRIDIIVSNPPYVAHDEFGSLLPELSYEPRIALDGGKEGLDFYRRLAKEARPYLKPGGYMAVELNANKSLKIAEIFKDEGFKIKKIRKDYAGLDRVLIVQSSV, from the coding sequence ATGAACCCCTGGACGGTACAAACAGTCCTTGACTGGACTACGGATTATTTTAATAAGAGCGATATTTCAAGCGCTAGGCTTGAGGCAGAACTACTTTTAGCACATGTCCTGCAATGCAAACGTTTGGATCTGAATATTCAGAAGGACGATGTTATCCCTGAAAAAAAACTGGGGGTTTACAGAAATTATATAAAGACAAGAAAGACAAGGAAACCTCTGTCTTACATACTCGGCAGACATGAGTTCATGGGTTTGGAATTTACAGTAAATGAAAAAGCGCTTATACCGAGGCCCGAGACCGAGATATTGGTTGAAGAAACCGTAGCTTTGATGAAGCCTCTCAAGAATGCAATTATTTTGGATGTTTGTACCGGTTCCGGATGTATCGCAGTAAGTATAGCCAAAATGGCGGATGTTAAAACGGCCTATGCAACGGATATCAGCCTTGAAGCACTTTCTGTCTGCTGGCAGAACGTTACGGCCCATTGCCTCGCAGGCAAGATATTGATAAAACAGGGAGATCTCTTTGAGGCTGTAAAAAACGAAGGGATCACTAATAGAATTGATATAATCGTTTCAAATCCTCCGTATGTAGCTCATGATGAATTTGGCAGCCTTTTACCTGAACTAAGCTATGAGCCGCGGATAGCTCTTGACGGCGGAAAAGAGGGGCTTGATTTTTATAGGCGCCTTGCTAAAGAGGCAAGGCCGTACCTTAAACCCGGTGGGTATATGGCTGTTGAATTGAACGCGAATAAGAGCTTAAAAATAGCAGAGATATTTAAAGATGAGGGATTTAAGATAAAAAAAATAAGAAAAGACTACGCAGGGCTGGATAGAGTGCTGATAGTTCAATCGAGCGTATAG
- the murA gene encoding UDP-N-acetylglucosamine 1-carboxyvinyltransferase has product MDKIIINGGKRLKGKIRISGSKNAALPVLIATLLTNEKCVIYNVPSLADIDTTIKLLEHINKKVIKKGSTVTVYSSKRCIVPTVPYDLVRKMRASILVSGPLIARVGKVTVSLPGGCAIGARPIDIHLDGFAKLGADIKLDGGYITMTADCLKGNRISFRFPSVGATENLLLASVLAQGKTVIENAAKEPEIVDLAAMLTKMGAKITGAGTSSIVVEGVKGLKGCKHKVIPDRIETATYLIAAAITKSDITLINADASILGIIIDKLRKIGLKITTNKDRINAKWAKPLKPINIKTGVYPGFPTDVQAQWMALMSITKGSSFIFETVFESRMSHVGELQRLGADIKVKGNKVMIKGVKELSGAPVMVSDLRAGAALVLAGLVAKGRTEILRIYHLDRGYENLEKKLSKIGAKIRRISD; this is encoded by the coding sequence ATGGATAAAATAATAATTAACGGCGGTAAAAGGTTAAAAGGGAAAATAAGGATTTCAGGGTCAAAGAACGCTGCATTGCCCGTTCTTATTGCCACGCTTTTAACTAACGAAAAATGTGTCATTTACAATGTCCCTTCTCTGGCAGATATTGATACCACGATAAAACTATTGGAACATATAAACAAAAAAGTAATAAAAAAGGGCAGTACAGTAACGGTTTATTCAAGCAAACGGTGCATAGTGCCAACGGTCCCGTATGACCTGGTAAGGAAAATGCGCGCAAGCATCCTTGTATCCGGCCCGTTGATAGCAAGAGTCGGCAAAGTCACTGTTTCTCTTCCGGGCGGATGTGCCATAGGAGCACGGCCCATAGATATCCATCTTGACGGTTTTGCAAAACTCGGAGCCGATATTAAACTGGACGGGGGATATATAACTATGACGGCGGACTGCCTAAAGGGAAACCGCATATCGTTCAGGTTTCCGAGCGTCGGTGCCACGGAGAACCTTCTTCTTGCCAGCGTGCTTGCCCAGGGAAAAACAGTAATAGAGAATGCCGCTAAAGAACCCGAGATAGTTGACCTTGCGGCTATGTTAACAAAGATGGGGGCTAAAATAACGGGTGCAGGAACAAGTTCTATAGTAGTTGAGGGCGTCAAGGGTCTAAAAGGGTGTAAGCATAAGGTTATTCCCGACCGCATAGAAACCGCAACATATTTGATAGCCGCAGCGATCACTAAAAGCGATATTACACTGATAAATGCTGATGCGTCTATTTTGGGAATTATTATTGATAAATTAAGAAAAATAGGATTAAAAATTACTACAAATAAAGACAGGATAAACGCTAAATGGGCAAAGCCTCTAAAGCCCATAAATATTAAAACGGGCGTTTATCCCGGCTTTCCTACTGATGTCCAGGCCCAGTGGATGGCTCTTATGTCAATTACAAAAGGCAGTTCATTCATTTTTGAGACTGTTTTTGAAAGCAGGATGTCGCATGTCGGTGAGCTGCAGAGGCTTGGTGCGGATATAAAGGTCAAAGGCAACAAGGTAATGATCAAAGGAGTTAAAGAACTGTCCGGCGCTCCTGTCATGGTTTCTGACCTTAGGGCCGGGGCTGCATTGGTTCTTGCCGGGCTTGTGGCAAAAGGAAGGACCGAGATATTGAGGATATACCATCTTGACCGCGGCTATGAAAATCTTGAAAAAAAACTGAGTAAAATCGGGGCAAAAATTAGACGAATTTCTGATTGA
- the hisD gene encoding histidinol dehydrogenase, producing MTNTKITDQVVSIISAVSRDGDKALEMYSFKFDGLKIKANEFKIKRSRVESPFKNLNPLLKETIKKAAKNVKVFHLKELQKLPRSWSIKQKGSRVGQNYKPLETVGLYIPGGRYPYLSTILMTAIPAKIAGVKNIILATPPKNITDEFLFTANLCGAKDIYQLGGAQAIAAMALGTKTVPKVDFICGPGNAYVNEAKRQLFGKVGIDSLAGPSEVVILADRSANFEFMANDLLAQAEHDTKAKAYLFTDSDLLLKHVRGYIQKKYTGQIQLIKCSLDKAIEKINEIAPEHLEIAVKNPKNVISRINNAGAVFEGSYTPTAVGDYWAGPSHVLPTGGTARFSSGLSVLTFLKRTSFISYSKNKIKSDSKYIARLAQAEGFLNHKNSIMVRS from the coding sequence ATGACAAATACCAAAATAACAGATCAAGTAGTTTCAATAATATCCGCTGTTTCTAGGGACGGTGACAAGGCTCTTGAAATGTATTCCTTTAAGTTTGATGGCCTGAAAATAAAGGCAAATGAATTTAAAATAAAAAGATCAAGGGTAGAGAGCCCGTTTAAAAACCTTAATCCGTTGCTTAAAGAAACCATAAAAAAAGCAGCTAAAAATGTAAAAGTTTTTCATTTGAAAGAACTTCAAAAACTTCCCAGGTCTTGGTCAATAAAACAAAAAGGAAGCCGGGTAGGCCAGAACTACAAACCTCTGGAAACTGTGGGGCTTTATATCCCCGGGGGGAGGTATCCGTATTTGTCCACGATCCTTATGACCGCTATACCGGCAAAAATCGCAGGCGTTAAGAATATAATCCTGGCAACACCCCCTAAAAACATAACAGATGAATTTCTATTTACGGCAAACTTATGCGGTGCCAAAGATATATACCAGCTCGGCGGAGCTCAGGCAATAGCTGCAATGGCTTTAGGTACAAAAACCGTGCCAAAGGTTGATTTTATATGCGGCCCGGGGAACGCCTATGTCAATGAAGCGAAAAGGCAGTTATTCGGGAAAGTAGGGATAGACTCCCTGGCAGGGCCCAGCGAAGTTGTTATATTGGCAGACCGGAGCGCAAATTTTGAGTTTATGGCAAATGACCTCCTTGCTCAAGCCGAGCATGATACAAAAGCAAAAGCATATTTATTTACGGATTCTGATCTATTGCTCAAGCATGTCAGGGGATATATACAAAAAAAATATACAGGGCAGATACAACTCATAAAATGCTCTTTAGATAAGGCGATTGAGAAAATTAATGAAATAGCGCCGGAACACCTGGAAATAGCCGTTAAAAACCCTAAGAATGTAATTTCAAGGATAAACAACGCTGGCGCAGTTTTTGAAGGCAGTTATACCCCGACAGCTGTCGGCGATTATTGGGCAGGCCCGTCTCATGTGCTTCCTACGGGAGGCACGGCGCGTTTTTCAAGCGGGTTGTCTGTTTTAACTTTCTTAAAAAGAACAAGTTTTATCAGTTATTCGAAAAACAAAATAAAAAGTGATTCAAAGTATATAGCCAGGTTGGCCCAGGCAGAAGGGTTTTTAAATCACAAGAATTCTATAATGGTAAGGAGCTAA
- the hisB gene encoding imidazoleglycerol-phosphate dehydratase HisB, translated as MKNRKAKIIRKTKETDIKIEINMDKPKPIVVKTSIGFLDHMLTLLAYHGNFSLKINACGDTHIDNHHLVEDIGISLGMALDKALGKRTGINRYGSFLIPMDEALSYVSLDISGRPFLDYDVKFKANSAEFDYSLLEDFFYSFAINSKTTLHISLKKGRSNHHIAESVFKGLGRSIEQAAGADPKKKGIPSTKGKL; from the coding sequence TTGAAGAACAGAAAGGCAAAAATCATAAGAAAGACCAAGGAAACAGATATTAAGATAGAAATAAATATGGATAAACCTAAACCTATTGTTGTTAAAACTTCGATAGGATTCCTTGACCATATGTTGACCTTGCTTGCTTATCACGGTAATTTCAGCTTGAAAATAAATGCCTGCGGAGATACGCACATAGATAACCATCATTTAGTGGAAGATATAGGCATATCTTTGGGAATGGCTCTAGATAAAGCTCTGGGTAAACGAACCGGAATAAACAGGTACGGAAGTTTCCTGATACCAATGGATGAGGCTCTCTCCTATGTATCTTTGGATATTTCAGGAAGGCCTTTTCTTGACTACGATGTAAAGTTCAAAGCCAACAGCGCAGAATTTGATTATAGCCTTTTGGAAGATTTTTTCTATTCTTTTGCTATAAATTCAAAAACAACACTCCACATCTCCCTTAAAAAGGGCCGGAGCAACCACCATATCGCCGAGTCGGTATTCAAAGGCCTTGGCAGGTCCATAGAGCAGGCGGCCGGCGCTGACCCAAAAAAGAAAGGCATTCCTTCTACTAAAGGGAAACTTTAA